Proteins co-encoded in one Myxococcus xanthus genomic window:
- a CDS encoding hybrid non-ribosomal peptide synthetase/type I polyketide synthase, translating into MKSSFGVSQAPVDSPLVSGVSGDRTRDEIAAWLRAYVAESAELTPEEVDPQEPFVRYGLTSKDAVFLSGELADWLGRDVSPTILWEHATIDALSQALGRGTEPVTHAPATPVTEAAQDEAIAVVSLGCRFPGAPTPEAFWALLQRGGDAITEVPADRWDAASLYAPDPSTPATMNTRWGGFLEDVGAFDPLFFGISPREAVRMDPQQRLLLEVAWEALERAGQAPQGLQGSRTGVFVGISTSDYAQRQFGDRSLLDAYAGTGNAHSIAANRLSYVLGLRGPSMAVDTACSSSLVAVHLACQSLRGRECDLAMAGGVNLILSPELTIAFSQAGMMAADGRCKTFDASADGYVRSEGCGIVVLQRLSDALASGAPILAVIRGSAVNHDGLSNGLTAPSGAAQQDVIQQALRQARLSPEQIGYIEAHGTGTPLGDPIELAALRAVLSPGRSAEQRCFIGSAKSNIGHLEAAAGIAGLMKSVLALGHGEIPPQVHLRVLNPHIALDATRFPIPTRPEPWPQAPGARIAGVSAFGFGGTNAHVILSEPPPRPADAPRVPERDSHVLTLSARSDAALRNMARQYQEHLLRPNAPALADVCFTANTGRNAWPHRLALTANSHAEMASRLESFAQGHAVPRLHQGEVQRGAAPRIVFLYPGQGTQYPGMGRQLFDSTPVFREALERYDAILRPHLDVPLLSVLFPTTDATAQLIHQTRYTQPALFALGHALTELWRSWGVVPDAVMGHSVGEFTAAHAAGALGLEEALALLATRSRLIQALPQNGAMAAVLTDEATVRMALEDEPLVDVAAINGPRHVVISGEREAVQRITAALQAQGVESRPLTVSHAFHSPLLEPMLDGFEQVARVLPAHAPRLPLISNLTGERMSQAPDAAYWRRHARAPVQFFKSLQTLTQAGPALFIELGPHDTLLGMAKRCVPEGASLWLPSLRRQQDAWETLLDSLGALHTRGVTVPWRAVDADRPRRRVPLPTYPFERQRYLLDSALPSPAHRPTMMTQTSAAAPVVSRKERILTELRAVVALLLQAPPEKLDPRMSFLEMGADSLVLLDAIRNVEKRFGVKLAIRQLFEELTTLDALASHLDQTLPASFALSSAPAATSVPAPLPMSTPPAAANALSAPPGSAVEQLIQQQLQLMAQQLALLGGRPSAPLQLPVAAQEAPVPKAVPTNTAKAGGASPFGAGPKSGTPERELPAVQQRHLDALIAKYTTRTKRSKEAAVRYRSKWSDVRWLMNFRAELKEVCYPIVSVRSKGSRVWDADGNEYIDFSMGFGVHLFGHNPPFIMEALQQRLAEGMELGPQSDLGGQAAELLCELTGMKRVTFCNSGTEAVMTALRLARAATGRTKIVMFTGSYHGHSDGTLVVGRMVNGEPQSLPMAAGVSPKVVEDVLVLPYGEDRTLELIREHLHELAGVLVEPVQSRRPNLQPRAFLQALRTMTREAGVPLIFDEVITGFRLHPGGAQAWYGIEADLVTYGKVLGGGMAIGAVADRGGFVDRIDGGDWNYGDASYPAVETTFSAGTFCKHPLTMATTVATLSHLKAQGPALQENLSRRAAGLVARLNDIFQREQAPIEAVHGGSVLRFSAAGNTSYLYQSLEMDLFFCHLIQRGIYIWEGRTCMLSTAHSDEDLDTIVRAITETVADMRAGGFWPRTTPPDPTRVEARTLPMTEAQRQLWVLAQMNAGGSISYNLSMSLRLEGVLQPEVLQRAIQHVVDRHEALRIHIHESGEQQTAAASLALSLALHDLSPLPAPEQAERLSAWYEQENNTPFDLHRGAPFRANLLKLGAQEHVFVLTAHHVAVDGWSLGVIVREIAARYTELRAGKSTPPPPAMQWGEYVQWLQQQAGTKEQTAHERFWLSRRVETLPALELPIDHGRPAHRSYRGARETLRLDRATTQSLREAAAQQQSTLFMLLLSVYTTFLHRLTGQDDVLVGIPTAGRGMEGSEGLVGYCSHLLPIASHVQGEQTFSEYVQGLKQVLWEAYEHQDYPFALLIKRLGLPRSTSHTPLVSVTFNLERPLGNLQMDGLRTHFVPQPVRYAAFDLSLNVIDAEDGLVLDFDYNTDLFEAATLARWAQGFRTLLSGTLAQPEARVADLPMLTPAERRKVLVAWNQNQLGYREDLLTHQLIEQQAAARPGVHAVELDGQCITYADFNRRANQLAHHLRGLGVGPGVLVGAFIDRSPEMLVTLLAILKAGGAYVPLDPAHPVERLRFLLDDARAAVLVTKQSLAERLPAHTAKVVHLDTDAVTLASRPTENPPNTATATSPAYVIYTSGSTGEPKGVVISHGQMAVHFQDMQLHFELTERDRVLQFASFNFDASLEQILPTFMTGATLVLRGNQVWTPEELARRVVEQRLSVMNFPTAYWQQLTQSWAESPPTIGAHDLRLVIIGGDTVLPKVLELWQHGPLGNVRTLNAYGPTETLITATTFAIPKGWSATRVPIGRPLSNRPCYVLDRHGAPVPIGVAGELHIGGPLVAAGYLNRPELTAQRFVPDPFSDDPAARLYRTGDLVRYRPDGTLEFLGRSDHQVKVRGFRIELGEIESALSAHEHVQEVVVMVREEPGALAGHDKRLVAYVVPSAQGSVTPAALRQFLLEKLPDYMVPAFFVLMEAMPLTASGKLDRKALPAPDPEASAPTRPFVAPRTPTEQTLAEVWMKALRLPRVGIHDDFFELGGDSLLATQVASRLRDALKVELPLERLFKQTTIAGLAEHVDTVLWAARAAEDTSVSGASREEGEL; encoded by the coding sequence ATGAAGTCATCCTTCGGTGTCTCACAGGCCCCTGTGGATTCCCCTCTGGTCTCCGGTGTGTCTGGAGACCGCACGCGCGATGAAATCGCGGCGTGGCTTCGGGCCTACGTCGCCGAGTCCGCCGAACTCACGCCCGAAGAGGTCGACCCCCAGGAACCCTTCGTTCGCTACGGGCTGACGTCGAAGGACGCGGTGTTCTTGTCGGGTGAGTTGGCGGACTGGCTGGGCCGCGACGTGTCGCCCACCATCCTCTGGGAGCACGCCACCATCGACGCGCTCAGCCAGGCGCTCGGCCGTGGCACCGAGCCCGTGACGCATGCGCCCGCGACGCCCGTCACCGAGGCCGCGCAGGACGAAGCCATCGCGGTGGTCTCGCTGGGGTGCCGCTTCCCGGGAGCCCCGACGCCAGAGGCATTCTGGGCGCTGCTCCAGCGCGGCGGGGATGCCATCACCGAAGTCCCCGCGGACCGTTGGGATGCGGCGAGCCTCTACGCGCCGGACCCGTCCACGCCCGCGACGATGAACACGCGATGGGGTGGCTTCCTCGAAGACGTCGGCGCGTTCGACCCGCTCTTCTTCGGCATCTCGCCTCGCGAAGCCGTGCGGATGGATCCACAGCAACGCCTGCTCCTGGAAGTCGCGTGGGAGGCGCTGGAGCGCGCGGGACAGGCACCGCAGGGACTCCAGGGCAGTCGCACGGGCGTCTTCGTCGGCATCAGCACCAGCGACTACGCGCAGCGACAGTTCGGCGACCGCTCCTTGTTGGATGCGTACGCGGGCACTGGCAACGCGCACAGCATCGCGGCCAACCGGCTGTCGTACGTGTTGGGCTTGCGCGGTCCGAGCATGGCCGTGGACACCGCGTGCTCATCGTCGCTCGTCGCGGTGCACCTGGCCTGTCAGAGCCTCCGCGGCCGCGAGTGCGACCTGGCGATGGCGGGCGGCGTCAACCTCATCCTGTCGCCCGAGCTCACCATCGCCTTCTCGCAGGCGGGGATGATGGCGGCGGATGGACGCTGCAAGACGTTCGACGCGTCGGCCGATGGTTACGTGCGCTCGGAGGGCTGCGGCATCGTCGTCCTTCAGCGCCTGTCGGACGCGCTGGCCTCGGGCGCGCCCATCCTGGCCGTCATCCGCGGCTCGGCCGTGAATCATGACGGGCTCAGCAACGGGCTCACCGCGCCCAGCGGCGCCGCGCAGCAGGACGTCATCCAGCAAGCCCTCCGTCAGGCCCGCCTGTCGCCAGAACAGATTGGCTACATCGAAGCCCACGGCACGGGGACGCCGCTGGGCGACCCGATTGAACTAGCGGCACTGCGCGCCGTGCTGTCTCCGGGGAGGTCGGCGGAGCAGCGCTGCTTCATCGGCTCAGCGAAGAGCAACATCGGCCACCTGGAAGCGGCGGCTGGCATCGCGGGGCTGATGAAGTCGGTGCTGGCCCTGGGGCACGGCGAGATTCCGCCGCAGGTCCACCTGCGCGTACTCAACCCGCACATCGCCTTGGATGCGACCCGATTTCCGATTCCCACGCGCCCCGAGCCGTGGCCCCAAGCGCCCGGCGCGCGCATCGCGGGAGTCAGCGCCTTCGGCTTCGGTGGAACCAACGCCCACGTCATCCTGAGCGAGCCTCCGCCGCGCCCCGCGGATGCACCTCGCGTCCCCGAGCGCGACAGCCACGTCCTGACGCTGTCGGCCCGGAGCGATGCGGCCCTGCGGAACATGGCCCGGCAGTACCAGGAGCACCTCCTACGGCCGAACGCCCCCGCGCTGGCGGATGTCTGCTTTACCGCGAACACCGGCCGCAATGCGTGGCCGCATCGGCTCGCGCTCACCGCGAACTCCCATGCGGAGATGGCGTCGCGGCTCGAGTCCTTCGCCCAAGGGCACGCCGTTCCCAGGCTGCATCAGGGCGAGGTGCAGCGTGGCGCCGCGCCGCGAATCGTCTTCCTGTATCCCGGCCAGGGCACCCAGTACCCCGGCATGGGCCGACAACTGTTCGACAGCACCCCCGTCTTCCGTGAAGCCCTGGAGCGCTACGACGCGATTCTCCGTCCACACCTGGATGTCCCGCTGCTGTCGGTGCTGTTTCCGACGACGGACGCCACCGCGCAGCTCATCCACCAGACGCGCTACACCCAGCCGGCACTGTTCGCGCTGGGCCATGCCCTGACGGAGCTGTGGCGTTCGTGGGGCGTGGTGCCCGACGCCGTCATGGGCCACAGCGTGGGCGAATTCACGGCCGCGCACGCGGCGGGCGCGCTCGGGCTGGAGGAGGCGTTGGCCCTGCTGGCCACGCGCAGCCGGCTCATCCAGGCACTGCCCCAGAACGGCGCCATGGCGGCTGTCCTGACGGATGAAGCCACGGTGCGCATGGCACTGGAGGACGAGCCCCTGGTGGACGTCGCCGCCATCAACGGGCCAAGGCACGTCGTCATCTCTGGTGAGCGTGAAGCGGTCCAGCGCATCACCGCGGCGCTACAGGCGCAAGGTGTCGAGTCGCGACCGCTCACCGTCTCCCACGCGTTCCACTCGCCGCTGCTGGAGCCGATGCTCGATGGCTTCGAGCAGGTAGCCCGCGTCCTGCCCGCCCACGCGCCGCGCCTCCCGCTCATCTCGAACCTCACGGGCGAGCGCATGTCCCAGGCCCCCGACGCCGCCTACTGGCGACGGCACGCGCGCGCTCCTGTCCAGTTCTTCAAGAGCCTCCAGACGCTGACACAGGCCGGCCCCGCGCTGTTCATCGAGCTGGGCCCGCACGACACGCTGCTCGGCATGGCGAAGCGCTGCGTTCCCGAGGGCGCGAGCCTGTGGCTCCCCAGCCTGCGGCGTCAGCAGGATGCCTGGGAGACGCTGCTCGACAGCCTCGGTGCACTGCACACGCGCGGCGTCACCGTCCCCTGGCGCGCAGTGGACGCGGACCGTCCGCGACGGCGTGTCCCGCTGCCCACCTATCCCTTCGAGCGCCAGAGGTACTTGCTGGACTCCGCGCTCCCCTCCCCTGCCCATAGGCCGACGATGATGACCCAGACCTCTGCCGCAGCGCCCGTCGTGTCACGCAAGGAGCGCATCCTCACCGAGCTCCGCGCGGTCGTCGCCTTGCTGCTCCAGGCCCCTCCCGAGAAGCTCGACCCGCGCATGTCCTTCCTGGAGATGGGCGCCGACTCCCTCGTGTTGCTGGACGCCATCCGCAATGTGGAGAAGCGCTTCGGCGTGAAGCTGGCCATCCGTCAGCTCTTCGAGGAACTGACGACGCTGGACGCACTGGCGAGCCACCTCGACCAGACACTGCCCGCGAGCTTCGCGCTGAGTTCCGCGCCAGCCGCGACGAGCGTTCCCGCGCCGCTCCCCATGAGCACGCCTCCCGCCGCCGCGAACGCGCTCTCCGCGCCGCCGGGAAGCGCCGTCGAGCAGCTCATCCAGCAGCAGTTGCAGCTCATGGCGCAGCAGCTCGCGCTCCTGGGCGGACGTCCCTCTGCGCCGCTGCAGCTTCCCGTCGCGGCGCAGGAAGCTCCCGTCCCCAAGGCAGTTCCCACGAACACCGCGAAGGCAGGAGGCGCGTCACCCTTTGGCGCGGGACCCAAGTCCGGCACGCCCGAGCGAGAACTCCCCGCGGTACAGCAGCGTCACCTGGACGCGCTCATCGCGAAGTACACCACGCGCACGAAGCGCTCGAAGGAAGCAGCCGTCCGCTACCGGTCGAAGTGGAGCGACGTGCGGTGGCTGATGAACTTCCGCGCCGAGCTGAAGGAGGTCTGCTACCCCATCGTCAGCGTGCGTTCGAAGGGCTCGCGGGTCTGGGACGCGGACGGCAACGAGTACATCGACTTCTCCATGGGCTTCGGGGTGCACCTGTTCGGTCACAACCCGCCCTTCATCATGGAGGCGCTGCAACAACGTCTGGCGGAGGGCATGGAGTTGGGCCCCCAATCGGACCTGGGCGGGCAAGCCGCGGAACTGCTCTGCGAGCTGACCGGGATGAAGCGCGTCACCTTCTGCAACTCCGGCACGGAGGCGGTGATGACGGCGCTCCGGCTGGCGCGCGCCGCGACGGGCCGCACGAAAATCGTGATGTTCACCGGCTCCTACCACGGCCACTCCGACGGCACGCTGGTGGTGGGACGCATGGTCAACGGTGAGCCCCAGTCGCTGCCCATGGCGGCGGGCGTGTCTCCCAAGGTCGTCGAGGACGTCCTCGTGTTGCCCTACGGTGAGGACCGCACGCTGGAGCTCATCCGCGAGCACCTTCACGAACTGGCGGGCGTCCTCGTCGAACCCGTGCAGAGCCGCCGTCCCAATCTCCAGCCACGGGCCTTCCTCCAGGCGTTGCGGACGATGACGCGTGAAGCAGGAGTGCCCCTCATCTTCGACGAGGTCATCACTGGCTTCCGGCTCCATCCGGGTGGCGCTCAGGCGTGGTACGGCATCGAGGCGGACCTGGTCACCTACGGCAAGGTGCTCGGTGGCGGCATGGCCATTGGCGCCGTCGCGGACCGCGGCGGATTCGTGGACCGCATCGACGGAGGCGACTGGAACTACGGTGACGCGTCGTACCCCGCTGTCGAGACGACCTTCTCCGCGGGAACGTTCTGCAAGCACCCGCTGACCATGGCGACCACGGTGGCCACGCTGAGCCACCTCAAGGCCCAGGGGCCCGCGCTCCAGGAGAATCTGAGCCGCCGCGCCGCAGGGCTGGTCGCTCGGCTCAACGACATCTTCCAGCGCGAGCAGGCGCCCATCGAGGCGGTCCACGGCGGCTCCGTGCTGCGCTTCTCCGCCGCGGGCAACACCAGCTACCTGTACCAGTCGCTGGAGATGGACCTGTTCTTCTGCCACCTCATCCAGCGCGGCATCTACATCTGGGAGGGGCGCACGTGCATGCTCTCCACCGCGCACTCGGACGAGGACCTCGACACCATCGTCCGCGCCATCACCGAGACGGTGGCGGACATGCGCGCGGGCGGATTCTGGCCACGCACCACACCGCCCGATCCCACCCGTGTGGAAGCGCGCACGCTGCCGATGACGGAGGCGCAGCGGCAACTGTGGGTGCTCGCCCAGATGAACGCCGGCGGCTCCATCTCCTACAACCTGTCGATGAGCCTGCGGCTCGAAGGCGTGCTCCAGCCCGAGGTGCTCCAACGTGCCATCCAGCACGTCGTCGACCGGCATGAAGCCCTGCGCATCCACATCCACGAGTCCGGCGAGCAGCAGACCGCGGCCGCTTCGCTGGCGCTTTCCCTGGCGCTGCACGACCTCTCCCCCCTGCCCGCGCCGGAGCAGGCCGAGCGCCTCTCCGCCTGGTACGAGCAGGAGAACAACACGCCGTTCGACCTGCACCGCGGTGCGCCCTTCCGCGCCAACCTGCTGAAGCTGGGTGCACAGGAGCATGTCTTCGTCCTCACCGCGCACCACGTCGCGGTGGACGGCTGGTCGCTGGGTGTCATCGTCCGCGAGATTGCCGCGCGATACACCGAGCTCCGAGCAGGCAAGAGCACCCCGCCTCCACCCGCGATGCAGTGGGGCGAGTACGTGCAGTGGCTCCAGCAGCAGGCCGGAACCAAGGAGCAGACGGCCCACGAGCGCTTCTGGCTGAGCCGGCGCGTGGAGACGCTGCCCGCGCTGGAGCTGCCCATCGACCATGGCCGCCCCGCGCACCGCAGCTATCGGGGTGCCCGGGAGACGCTGCGACTGGACCGCGCCACCACCCAGTCCCTGCGGGAGGCGGCGGCGCAGCAGCAGTCCACGCTCTTCATGCTGCTGCTCTCCGTCTACACCACGTTCCTCCACCGCCTTACGGGCCAGGATGACGTCCTGGTGGGCATCCCCACCGCGGGCCGGGGAATGGAGGGCAGCGAGGGGCTGGTGGGCTACTGCTCGCACCTGCTGCCCATCGCCAGCCACGTTCAGGGCGAGCAGACGTTCTCCGAATACGTCCAGGGTCTCAAACAAGTGCTCTGGGAGGCGTATGAGCACCAGGACTATCCCTTCGCCCTGCTCATCAAGCGCCTGGGACTGCCGCGCAGCACGAGCCACACCCCGCTCGTCAGCGTCACGTTCAACCTGGAGCGCCCCCTGGGGAACCTCCAGATGGACGGCCTTCGCACCCACTTCGTCCCGCAGCCCGTGCGCTACGCCGCCTTCGACCTGAGCCTGAACGTCATCGACGCCGAGGACGGACTCGTCCTCGACTTCGACTACAATACCGACCTGTTCGAAGCGGCGACGCTGGCCCGCTGGGCACAGGGCTTCCGCACGCTGCTGTCAGGAACGCTCGCGCAGCCGGAAGCTCGCGTCGCCGACCTGCCGATGCTCACCCCGGCCGAGCGCCGCAAGGTCCTGGTGGCGTGGAACCAGAACCAGTTGGGCTACCGGGAGGACCTCCTCACTCACCAACTCATCGAACAGCAGGCCGCCGCGAGGCCCGGCGTGCACGCGGTGGAGCTGGACGGCCAGTGCATCACCTACGCCGACTTCAACCGGCGCGCGAACCAGCTCGCGCACCACCTGCGCGGCCTGGGGGTCGGACCGGGCGTGCTGGTGGGCGCCTTCATCGACCGCTCGCCGGAGATGCTGGTGACGTTGCTGGCCATCCTCAAGGCCGGTGGCGCCTACGTGCCGCTGGACCCCGCGCACCCCGTGGAGCGGCTGCGCTTCCTGCTGGACGACGCGCGCGCGGCCGTGCTGGTGACGAAGCAGTCCCTCGCGGAGCGGCTGCCCGCGCACACCGCGAAGGTCGTCCACCTGGACACCGACGCCGTCACGCTGGCGTCTCGCCCCACGGAGAACCCGCCCAACACCGCGACGGCCACGTCGCCCGCCTACGTCATCTACACGTCCGGCTCCACGGGTGAGCCCAAGGGCGTCGTCATCAGCCACGGCCAGATGGCGGTGCACTTCCAGGACATGCAGCTCCACTTCGAGCTGACCGAGCGCGACCGCGTGTTGCAGTTCGCCTCGTTCAACTTCGACGCGTCCCTGGAGCAGATTCTCCCGACGTTCATGACGGGCGCCACGCTGGTCCTGCGCGGCAACCAGGTCTGGACGCCCGAGGAGCTGGCCCGCCGCGTCGTTGAACAGCGGCTGTCGGTGATGAACTTCCCCACGGCGTACTGGCAGCAGCTCACGCAGAGCTGGGCCGAATCGCCGCCAACCATCGGTGCCCATGACTTGCGGCTGGTCATCATCGGCGGCGACACCGTGCTGCCCAAGGTGCTGGAGCTGTGGCAGCACGGCCCGCTGGGCAACGTGCGCACGCTCAATGCCTACGGCCCCACTGAGACGCTCATCACCGCGACCACGTTCGCCATCCCCAAGGGCTGGAGCGCAACGCGCGTCCCCATCGGCCGGCCGCTGTCGAACCGCCCCTGCTACGTGCTGGACCGGCATGGCGCGCCCGTGCCCATCGGTGTGGCGGGCGAGCTGCACATCGGCGGCCCGCTGGTAGCGGCGGGTTACCTCAACCGCCCGGAGCTCACCGCGCAGCGCTTCGTCCCGGACCCGTTCAGCGACGACCCGGCGGCGCGCCTCTACCGAACCGGAGACCTGGTCCGCTACCGGCCTGACGGCACGCTCGAGTTCCTGGGACGCAGTGACCACCAGGTGAAGGTGCGCGGCTTCCGAATCGAGCTGGGAGAAATCGAGTCCGCGCTGAGCGCGCACGAGCACGTCCAGGAAGTGGTCGTCATGGTCCGAGAGGAGCCGGGCGCACTGGCCGGACATGACAAGCGACTGGTGGCCTACGTGGTGCCCTCCGCGCAGGGCAGCGTGACACCCGCCGCGCTCCGCCAGTTCCTGCTGGAGAAGCTGCCGGACTACATGGTCCCCGCCTTCTTCGTCCTCATGGAGGCCATGCCTCTGACGGCCAGTGGGAAGCTGGACCGCAAGGCGCTGCCCGCGCCCGACCCGGAGGCCAGCGCGCCCACGCGCCCCTTCGTCGCACCGCGCACGCCCACCGAGCAGACGCTGGCGGAGGTGTGGATGAAGGCCCTGCGTCTGCCTCGCGTGGGCATCCACGACGACTTCTTCGAACTGGGCGGTGACTCGCTGCTGGCCACGCAGGTGGCCTCGCGACTGCGGGACGCGCTCAAGGTGGAGCTGCCCCTGGAGCGGCTCTTCAAGCAGACGACCATCGCCGGGCTCGCGGAGCACGTGGACACCGTCCTGTGGGCGGCGCGTGCGGCCGAGGACACCAGCGTCAGCGGCGCGAGCCGTGAAGAGGGGGAGCTGTGA